A single genomic interval of Aureliella helgolandensis harbors:
- a CDS encoding carboxymuconolactone decarboxylase family protein has protein sequence MKFQNSYIRLLLRSLFAFVIMGEINLQGQTAVDLPRPTPITRPEMKSLLETVKERTPRIPLPDLTERDREILGQRSDDYETRLKYHFLPQLDGAAMNGKMPRTGNSPRGNFRSSEEGMTLDYGFKVELFWIVSRVNNCQYCLGHQESKLLSAGRSEDRIAMLDGDWRQFQPAEQAAYAFARKFTFEPHLLVDEDIEHLTMHFDDQQIIEMILSMAWNNSINRWKEGVGVPQRQDEGGYSRLDVSKTPQTLQQVAESVVPLPRGSYETPTSPAFLTKTSGVAVVHYDRRTGRATTATVEHRPALEDRYSVLRSLAATRTRSARLPLVDGQHVAARLNLEQHSIEPQAWLRLLANFPQEGKRRAQALLAAEEDPQLDPLLVAQLGWIVARKDRAWYAAGRAMKKLMDLGQSMDEVFALDADWSGMSGERQALFTVAQNLAASPVVLTDAQVAIAVERTSPGEVTRVVNLVAQYAAFNRLTEAAGLALD, from the coding sequence ATGAAATTTCAGAATTCTTACATCCGTCTACTACTGCGCAGCTTATTTGCATTCGTAATCATGGGGGAAATCAATCTTCAGGGACAAACTGCCGTGGATCTCCCACGTCCCACTCCCATCACTCGCCCGGAAATGAAGTCGCTCCTCGAAACTGTTAAGGAGCGTACACCACGGATTCCTCTACCCGATTTGACTGAACGAGATCGCGAGATTCTAGGTCAGCGGTCTGACGATTATGAGACGCGCCTAAAGTATCACTTTCTCCCTCAGCTCGATGGAGCAGCAATGAACGGGAAGATGCCTAGAACAGGCAATTCTCCTCGAGGAAACTTTAGGAGCTCTGAGGAGGGGATGACGCTCGACTATGGTTTTAAGGTGGAATTGTTCTGGATTGTTTCCCGTGTCAACAACTGTCAATACTGTCTGGGGCATCAGGAGTCGAAGTTGCTCAGCGCTGGTCGAAGTGAAGATCGTATTGCCATGCTCGATGGCGATTGGCGCCAGTTCCAACCCGCCGAGCAAGCGGCCTATGCTTTTGCGCGAAAGTTCACTTTCGAACCCCATTTGTTGGTGGATGAGGATATCGAGCATCTCACAATGCATTTCGACGATCAGCAAATCATTGAGATGATTCTTTCCATGGCGTGGAACAACTCGATCAATCGCTGGAAAGAAGGCGTAGGGGTTCCACAGCGTCAGGATGAAGGGGGCTACTCCCGACTTGATGTGTCGAAGACTCCTCAAACACTTCAACAGGTTGCCGAGTCGGTCGTTCCACTCCCACGTGGCAGCTACGAAACGCCAACTTCCCCTGCATTCTTAACGAAAACGAGTGGCGTGGCTGTAGTGCATTATGATCGCCGCACGGGACGTGCGACTACCGCCACGGTGGAACATCGTCCAGCGTTGGAAGATCGATACAGCGTGCTGCGTTCACTCGCAGCCACTCGGACTCGCAGTGCCAGGTTGCCCTTGGTGGATGGACAACACGTGGCGGCTCGACTCAATCTTGAGCAACATTCGATAGAACCACAGGCTTGGTTAAGGTTGCTCGCCAATTTTCCGCAGGAGGGAAAACGTCGAGCCCAGGCGTTGTTGGCCGCTGAAGAGGATCCGCAACTCGATCCGTTGCTGGTCGCGCAATTAGGCTGGATCGTGGCCCGCAAAGATCGAGCTTGGTATGCAGCCGGCCGCGCAATGAAGAAGCTCATGGATCTCGGACAATCTATGGACGAAGTCTTCGCGCTCGATGCGGACTGGTCCGGTATGTCAGGCGAACGCCAGGCATTGTTTACGGTTGCTCAGAATTTAGCAGCCTCACCTGTAGTACTGACGGACGCGCAAGTGGCAATCGCGGTCGAACGAACGAGTCCAGGGGAAGTGACGCGAGTGGTCAATCTGGTAGCCCAATATGCTGCCTTCAATCGACTCACGGAAGCCGCCGGGTTGGCCTTGGATTGA
- a CDS encoding amidohydrolase family protein: protein MRIDSHHHLWDYSAEQYGWINSEMSLLRRDFTAADLEVAVASSGVSAAITVQARQSILESQWLLGLAEDSKMIAGVVGWVELAGPSVCDELDLLVQSPWLKGVRHVVQDEPDDFLLDADFGRGIAQLNAYGLVYDLLIYARQLPQAISFVDQHPNQVFVLDHIAKPTVRESEFDQAWARNIKELSLRPNVSCKFSGVVTEVRDASWSAQTLQPYWDVALESFGPERLMFGSDWPVCLLRSEYKAWVAAVEELTGGLSAGEQKWFWADSAIKAYGLQLETPKDGT, encoded by the coding sequence GTGCGCATCGATAGCCATCATCACCTTTGGGATTACTCTGCGGAGCAGTATGGCTGGATCAATTCCGAAATGTCGCTCCTGCGACGCGATTTCACGGCCGCTGACCTTGAAGTTGCGGTTGCCTCTTCCGGTGTCTCCGCTGCGATTACCGTACAAGCCCGTCAGTCGATCCTTGAAAGCCAGTGGTTGCTAGGGTTGGCCGAAGATTCCAAGATGATCGCCGGCGTGGTAGGCTGGGTCGAACTGGCCGGACCGAGCGTCTGCGATGAACTCGACCTGCTGGTTCAGTCGCCTTGGCTCAAAGGAGTCCGACACGTCGTACAGGATGAACCCGACGATTTCCTTCTCGACGCAGATTTTGGGCGTGGCATCGCACAATTGAACGCCTACGGTCTAGTGTACGACCTTCTGATCTATGCCCGACAATTGCCCCAAGCAATTTCGTTCGTCGACCAGCACCCCAACCAAGTCTTTGTCTTGGACCACATTGCGAAACCCACCGTAAGGGAATCCGAATTTGATCAGGCTTGGGCTCGCAATATCAAGGAGCTCAGCCTGCGTCCCAACGTAAGTTGCAAGTTCTCCGGTGTGGTGACCGAGGTTCGCGATGCGAGTTGGTCCGCTCAAACCCTGCAGCCCTATTGGGATGTAGCGCTCGAATCATTTGGCCCTGAACGGCTAATGTTCGGTAGCGATTGGCCAGTCTGCTTGCTGCGCAGCGAGTATAAAGCGTGGGTTGCCGCAGTCGAAGAATTGACTGGGGGGCTGTCCGCAGGAGAACAGAAGTGGTTTTGGGCGGATTCCGCTATCAAAGCCTATGGTTTGCAATTAGAAACTCCAAAGGATGGAACATGA
- a CDS encoding HD-GYP domain-containing protein, with protein MIDTSRDSLIPISLATLSVDTALGIDIYLRSSVRDRPVLFCGGDDIPDRKRFARLCEDGDVRLFIDRNERPKYQAYLCENIDTLLENESSMSPLEQLSVLSEVMRDVLDEQFSKRDTGQIVTISQKLGECTSRVLSNQPPLTKQLCSVLHHDYATFTHSTNVSLYCSVLAKALGFSEQDISEVAAGGLLHDVGKLQIDPRILTKPDRLDEFEYREIQKHPTIGFCELREREDVTLAQLMMVYQHHERCDGSGYPVGITAEEIHPYSKVCSIVDVYEALTSHRPYRHPMTVSTALSVLERGGEREFDPEMLRCWRQLVTE; from the coding sequence ATGATTGATACAAGCCGTGATAGTCTGATTCCGATCAGCTTAGCCACTCTGTCGGTAGATACCGCATTGGGGATTGATATTTATTTGCGGAGCAGTGTCCGCGATCGCCCAGTCCTCTTCTGCGGTGGAGACGACATACCCGATCGCAAGCGTTTTGCGCGTCTCTGTGAGGATGGGGATGTCCGGCTGTTTATCGATCGCAATGAACGCCCCAAATACCAAGCCTACCTGTGTGAAAACATTGACACGTTGCTGGAGAACGAAAGCTCCATGTCGCCCCTGGAGCAGTTGTCTGTCTTGAGCGAAGTCATGCGTGACGTGCTCGACGAGCAGTTCTCAAAACGCGATACCGGTCAAATCGTTACCATTTCGCAGAAGCTCGGGGAGTGCACCAGTCGCGTACTCAGCAACCAACCGCCGCTGACTAAGCAACTTTGCAGCGTCCTACACCATGACTATGCGACCTTTACACACAGTACCAATGTCTCTCTGTATTGCTCCGTGCTAGCCAAGGCGCTCGGTTTTAGTGAGCAGGATATAAGCGAGGTTGCGGCTGGCGGTTTGTTGCATGATGTCGGCAAATTGCAAATTGATCCGCGAATCCTGACTAAGCCGGATCGACTCGATGAATTTGAATATCGAGAAATTCAGAAGCACCCTACGATTGGATTTTGCGAATTGAGAGAGCGCGAAGATGTAACGCTAGCGCAGCTAATGATGGTCTACCAGCATCACGAGCGGTGCGATGGAAGCGGATATCCCGTCGGGATTACTGCCGAGGAAATTCACCCCTACTCCAAAGTCTGTTCTATTGTTGATGTGTACGAGGCCTTAACTTCCCACCGACCTTACCGTCACCCGATGACCGTCAGTACAGCACTGTCAGTTCTCGAGCGTGGTGGCGAGCGCGAATTTGATCCGGAGATGCTACGATGCTGGCGCCAACTAGTGACGGAGTGA
- a CDS encoding sulfatase-like hydrolase/transferase codes for MPSNQNLCKCWKSIAPIFLLAFCQLVGPVWLLASSPDLAGAGERPHIVFFLSDDHTLTDSSLYGASDIATPNMERIATAGMTFSQAFVISPSCAPSRAALLTGMTPAHNGAEANHSRPHARLKKFPAYLQEQGYEVVAFGKVGHYVQTPEYGFDLAKHFTYHDDVAVAEAVKWLENRRNDKPLCLFVGTNWPHVPWPTATDVPLDSVKIPQNHVRTPETRRARAKYYQAIQIMDGELGSVFDAAYRKLGENTLFIHSSDHGAQWPFGKWNLYDAGIRTPLVATWPGKIAAGSKSDALVSWIDLLPTVLDAVGAAVPASLDGQSILPVLTGHKSKHRSEIYTTHSGDGNFNVYPARSVRDERFKYIRNLYPEFQFDSHVTKVSKEDAYWSSWVEKARTVPAAARKVRRYQQRPAEELYDLTTDPDEEHNLAQQPEQLDRLRSMREKLDVWLQEQEDRPTVFGMPTLLPQARTPPNVITVLIDDMGWQDLSCFGGQDVETKHLDRLAEEGLRFTNFYVNSPICSSSRTALTTGNFPARHRITSYLARRELNESRGMAQWLDAGVATLPRMVSEAGYATGHFGKWHMGGQRDVGDAPLITEYGFDASLTNFEGLGPRILPLCDAFDGTEPKRHDLGSAKLGRGPIEWQDRSTITQRFVDRALEFIDESVAQQQPFYINVWPDDVHSPFFPPQALRGDGAKRTLYLAVLKTMDQQLGALFDRVRNDPLLRENTLIVVASDNGHEPGAGSGGPLRGEKGSLYEGGIRSPLIVWGPGLVEAAAAGTTNNTTTASSVDLVASLMNLCHVKTPVGYQCDGEDLLAALLGKTSAQRTGPLFWRRPPDRPGTAKHPAPDLAIRDKQWKLLCDVEGQHPQLYDLSTDVAEAEDVSKAHPQIVKRLTKAVLAWNGALPVDGVGAAQQIGGLPLRQFINPIAEGADPSVVWDGERYLWATSHGNRAVSVWSSPTLTSLGTQHSIWQAPESGPFSQEVWAPELLRIGDRWYVYVAASDGENRNHLQYVLESETSDPLSNYTLHGPLYTGDDFDAQENNIWAIDMTVLQQRDQLFAIWSGWSDATSDRQLLYIAPMKSPTEVAGPRVQLCNPDDFLWERVEETAASRGLHEGPQVLQRAGRTFVVYSCGASWLPTYKLGMLELTGDNPLDPADWHKFPKPVFESTDRTYGVGHGSFVPSPDQSQWWHVYHAKRDREPGWRRAIFVQPLDWDEQGLPRFGTPVPSNTPLAIPAGTLVPPLKTQRKIDFGSATVAGLFDTYAHHQFVSWEEGAGVHLGRVPEQPVNTYRAGEKLTLRVGVYKDVELTAKFSFVSGDRDAGVLFRVSGPSVGYDAQRGYFAGLVPRRGTVVLGKTDGVRWHHLADAPVEIDWTQDQQLRIRALKNRIEIFVNGATEPSLSVNDGTYPTGTVGIRVVDTHAIFKSLQVLPRNQKSLTPQQ; via the coding sequence GTGCCCTCAAATCAAAATCTTTGCAAATGTTGGAAATCGATTGCCCCCATTTTTCTCCTTGCATTCTGTCAATTGGTGGGCCCTGTATGGCTGCTAGCAAGTAGTCCGGACCTGGCGGGTGCCGGAGAGAGACCGCACATTGTCTTTTTTCTGTCCGATGATCACACTTTGACCGATTCCTCTCTTTACGGTGCGAGCGATATTGCGACTCCCAACATGGAGCGCATCGCTACGGCTGGCATGACCTTCAGTCAAGCCTTTGTGATTTCCCCCTCTTGTGCGCCGAGCCGCGCAGCCTTGCTGACTGGCATGACACCAGCTCACAACGGAGCGGAAGCGAATCATTCCCGTCCCCACGCACGACTCAAAAAGTTTCCTGCGTATCTCCAAGAACAGGGCTATGAAGTCGTCGCGTTTGGCAAAGTGGGCCATTATGTGCAGACGCCTGAGTACGGGTTCGATCTCGCCAAGCATTTTACCTATCACGATGATGTCGCCGTAGCTGAAGCCGTGAAGTGGCTTGAAAATCGCCGCAACGACAAACCGCTTTGTCTATTTGTGGGTACCAATTGGCCTCATGTTCCCTGGCCCACCGCCACCGATGTTCCGTTGGACAGTGTGAAGATCCCCCAAAACCATGTCCGTACTCCAGAGACACGGCGAGCACGTGCTAAATACTACCAAGCGATCCAAATCATGGACGGTGAGCTGGGCAGTGTCTTCGATGCTGCCTATCGGAAGCTCGGTGAAAACACTCTGTTCATTCATAGCAGTGATCATGGTGCCCAGTGGCCGTTTGGCAAGTGGAATTTGTACGATGCCGGGATTCGTACGCCGCTGGTGGCAACCTGGCCTGGGAAGATCGCAGCGGGTTCGAAGTCGGATGCTTTAGTCTCTTGGATCGATTTGCTCCCCACGGTGCTCGACGCGGTTGGCGCGGCGGTACCTGCGTCACTCGATGGGCAATCGATTCTACCGGTTCTCACTGGGCACAAGTCCAAGCATCGTAGCGAGATCTACACCACGCATAGCGGCGATGGAAACTTCAATGTCTATCCAGCGCGCAGCGTTCGAGACGAACGGTTCAAGTACATTCGAAACCTGTATCCTGAATTTCAGTTCGATTCCCATGTAACGAAAGTCAGCAAAGAAGATGCATATTGGTCGAGTTGGGTTGAGAAGGCGCGCACGGTGCCTGCTGCAGCTCGCAAGGTGCGTCGGTATCAACAGCGTCCCGCCGAAGAGCTTTACGACCTCACGACCGATCCCGATGAGGAACACAATCTGGCTCAGCAGCCTGAGCAACTGGACCGCTTGCGATCCATGCGCGAAAAACTCGACGTTTGGCTCCAGGAACAAGAGGATCGCCCAACCGTGTTTGGCATGCCAACACTGCTGCCCCAAGCAAGGACTCCACCCAATGTCATTACGGTGTTGATTGATGACATGGGGTGGCAGGATCTATCTTGTTTCGGTGGTCAAGATGTCGAGACCAAGCATCTTGACCGTTTAGCCGAGGAGGGACTGCGTTTCACCAATTTCTATGTGAATTCGCCGATCTGTTCCTCCTCACGCACGGCTCTAACCACCGGCAATTTTCCGGCGCGGCACCGCATTACTTCCTATCTAGCCAGACGGGAGCTGAATGAGAGTCGCGGAATGGCACAATGGTTGGATGCAGGAGTTGCGACACTACCTCGGATGGTATCGGAAGCCGGTTATGCGACCGGGCATTTTGGAAAATGGCACATGGGTGGCCAACGCGATGTTGGTGACGCTCCACTGATTACTGAGTATGGTTTTGATGCTTCGCTTACCAATTTCGAAGGCTTGGGACCTCGCATCCTGCCATTGTGCGATGCTTTCGACGGGACTGAGCCGAAGCGCCATGATCTGGGCAGCGCTAAACTCGGACGTGGACCGATTGAATGGCAAGATCGCTCGACGATTACACAGCGTTTCGTCGATCGCGCGCTAGAATTTATCGACGAATCGGTCGCCCAGCAGCAACCGTTCTACATCAACGTTTGGCCCGACGACGTACACTCGCCATTCTTCCCCCCGCAAGCTCTTCGCGGAGATGGGGCAAAGCGGACACTGTATCTGGCCGTGTTGAAGACCATGGATCAACAGTTGGGAGCTCTTTTCGATCGAGTTCGCAACGATCCACTATTGCGAGAAAACACTCTCATTGTGGTTGCCAGCGACAATGGCCACGAGCCGGGGGCCGGCAGCGGTGGGCCCTTGCGAGGGGAGAAGGGAAGTCTCTACGAAGGCGGCATCCGCAGTCCGTTAATCGTATGGGGCCCCGGCTTGGTGGAAGCTGCCGCGGCAGGCACTACCAACAACACGACTACTGCCTCCAGCGTAGATTTAGTCGCCTCTCTTATGAATTTGTGCCATGTGAAGACGCCCGTTGGCTACCAATGCGACGGTGAGGATCTGCTAGCTGCCTTGCTCGGTAAAACCAGTGCACAGCGCACTGGGCCGCTTTTCTGGAGGCGTCCGCCGGATCGGCCTGGAACCGCTAAGCATCCGGCTCCCGATCTAGCCATCCGAGATAAGCAATGGAAGCTCTTGTGTGATGTCGAAGGCCAGCACCCCCAGCTGTATGACCTTTCAACTGATGTCGCAGAGGCGGAGGATGTTTCTAAAGCTCATCCGCAGATTGTCAAACGGCTTACCAAAGCTGTGCTCGCCTGGAATGGAGCGCTGCCAGTAGACGGTGTGGGGGCCGCACAGCAGATTGGCGGATTGCCGCTGAGACAATTCATCAATCCCATTGCAGAAGGAGCGGATCCTAGCGTGGTATGGGATGGCGAACGCTATCTGTGGGCCACGAGTCATGGCAACCGTGCCGTTTCAGTCTGGTCCTCGCCCACGCTGACTAGTCTAGGGACCCAGCATTCGATCTGGCAGGCTCCCGAGAGTGGACCGTTCTCACAAGAGGTGTGGGCACCAGAGTTGTTGCGTATCGGGGATCGCTGGTATGTTTATGTGGCTGCCAGCGATGGAGAGAATCGAAATCATTTGCAATACGTTCTCGAGTCGGAAACGAGCGATCCGTTGAGCAACTATACCCTGCATGGGCCACTCTACACGGGTGATGACTTCGATGCTCAGGAGAACAATATTTGGGCAATTGACATGACGGTTTTGCAGCAGCGCGACCAATTGTTCGCAATCTGGTCTGGCTGGTCCGACGCAACCAGCGATCGGCAACTGCTGTACATCGCACCCATGAAGTCTCCGACGGAGGTTGCCGGTCCACGCGTTCAATTGTGCAACCCCGATGACTTTCTGTGGGAACGCGTCGAGGAGACCGCAGCGTCACGAGGGCTGCACGAGGGGCCTCAAGTCCTGCAGCGAGCGGGAAGAACCTTTGTGGTGTATTCCTGCGGTGCTTCGTGGTTGCCGACGTACAAGTTAGGAATGCTGGAACTAACCGGCGACAACCCACTGGATCCGGCGGATTGGCACAAGTTTCCCAAGCCTGTCTTTGAGAGCACGGATCGTACCTATGGAGTTGGACATGGCAGTTTCGTTCCCTCTCCCGATCAATCGCAATGGTGGCATGTCTACCATGCCAAACGAGACCGCGAGCCGGGGTGGCGGCGTGCGATTTTTGTGCAGCCGCTAGATTGGGATGAGCAGGGGCTCCCTCGGTTTGGAACGCCCGTGCCCTCGAACACGCCTTTGGCCATACCAGCGGGTACCCTTGTGCCACCGTTGAAGACGCAGCGCAAGATTGATTTTGGCAGTGCGACGGTCGCTGGACTGTTTGACACGTATGCCCATCACCAATTCGTGAGCTGGGAGGAAGGAGCGGGAGTGCATTTAGGGCGAGTGCCTGAGCAACCGGTGAACACCTATCGAGCGGGGGAAAAGCTGACTCTGCGTGTCGGAGTCTACAAGGATGTCGAGCTTACGGCCAAGTTTTCATTTGTTTCGGGCGACCGCGACGCGGGTGTCTTGTTCCGCGTCAGTGGTCCTTCCGTTGGCTATGACGCACAGCGAGGGTATTTCGCCGGACTGGTTCCCCGTCGTGGGACCGTCGTGCTAGGAAAGACCGATGGTGTCCGCTGGCATCACCTGGCCGACGCTCCCGTGGAAATTGATTGGACGCAAGACCAGCAACTGCGCATACGCGCGCTCAAGAATCGAATCGAAATTTTCGTGAATGGTGCCACAGAACCAAGTCTGTCGGTGAATGATGGGACCTACCCCACGGGCACGGTTGGCATTCGGGTAGTCGACACTCATGCCATTTTCAAATCTTTACAAGTGCTGCCGCGAAACCAAAAATCCTTGACCCCGCAACAATAG
- a CDS encoding DUF2203 family protein — protein sequence MNDNATSTKSTKRFSIEEANAMLPLVRSIATDIAEVFRNVTGRRTDLHRLFRKGTTLSSGPLYDDELAESRADLQEEYEKIWRYRAELESLGVFLRQTEEGGIEFPTIVNGREAFFSWRTGEKTVQFWRFADMPYSTRRSELPTAE from the coding sequence ATGAACGACAACGCTACTTCGACGAAATCCACCAAGCGCTTCTCCATTGAAGAAGCGAACGCAATGCTTCCGCTGGTGCGATCGATTGCGACCGATATCGCGGAAGTGTTTCGTAACGTTACCGGACGTCGTACGGACTTGCATCGACTCTTCCGAAAGGGCACAACGCTCTCGTCTGGACCGCTCTACGATGACGAATTGGCGGAAAGCCGCGCGGATCTGCAGGAAGAGTACGAGAAAATTTGGCGCTACCGTGCCGAACTGGAGAGTCTGGGCGTATTTTTACGACAGACCGAAGAGGGCGGGATTGAATTCCCCACCATCGTGAATGGACGAGAAGCCTTTTTCTCTTGGCGCACAGGCGAGAAAACGGTTCAATTCTGGCGATTTGCCGACATGCCCTACTCAACGCGACGCTCGGAACTGCCCACGGCTGAGTAG
- a CDS encoding aldo/keto reductase: MTDQAGSNRTRSGPGFNREGKLQLPPLIFGATSLGNMFRAIDDEEKNDIVAAWIDSGFSPVVIDTAGKYGAGLSLEVIGRELEALEADPNQVFISNKLGWRRTPLVTPEPTFEPGAWVDLKFDAVQDISYDGILRCWEEGNQLLGKFSAQLVSVHDPDEYLAAATDRTDRSRRMDDILGAYRALIELRDAGQVLATGVGAKNWQTIRELSEHCDFDWVMFANSFTIMQHPPALIELMHSLAARGVTLINSALFHGGFLLGGEFFNYRAVDPQDSADAQMLKWREQFQQCCEAHQISPFNAGVAFGRSHPSIRSIALSSSRADRVESHIQSLDSQVPSEFWLEMKHLHLIDPSYPYV, translated from the coding sequence ATGACAGATCAAGCAGGTAGCAACCGCACGCGTTCGGGACCAGGGTTCAATCGCGAAGGGAAACTGCAACTGCCACCGTTGATCTTCGGTGCTACCAGCCTGGGCAATATGTTTCGAGCGATTGATGACGAAGAGAAAAACGACATCGTGGCTGCCTGGATTGATAGTGGCTTCTCGCCAGTCGTGATCGATACCGCTGGTAAGTACGGCGCGGGGCTCTCACTGGAAGTCATCGGTCGAGAGCTCGAGGCACTCGAAGCCGATCCGAATCAAGTCTTCATTAGTAATAAACTGGGATGGCGTCGGACTCCACTCGTGACTCCAGAACCAACCTTTGAACCGGGCGCCTGGGTTGATCTCAAATTCGATGCCGTTCAAGACATCAGCTACGATGGGATTCTACGCTGTTGGGAGGAAGGGAATCAGCTGCTCGGTAAATTCTCTGCGCAACTGGTCTCCGTCCATGACCCCGATGAATACCTTGCCGCGGCTACAGATCGCACCGATCGCTCGCGGCGAATGGATGACATTTTGGGCGCCTACCGCGCCTTGATTGAGCTGCGCGATGCAGGTCAAGTGCTCGCCACCGGCGTGGGCGCTAAAAACTGGCAAACCATCCGCGAACTTTCCGAGCACTGCGATTTTGATTGGGTCATGTTTGCGAATAGCTTCACGATCATGCAACACCCACCCGCCTTGATCGAATTGATGCACTCACTCGCCGCACGCGGGGTGACACTCATCAATTCGGCCCTCTTTCACGGTGGCTTTCTGCTGGGCGGCGAATTTTTCAATTATCGCGCTGTCGATCCCCAGGACTCAGCCGATGCTCAAATGCTCAAGTGGCGCGAACAATTTCAACAATGTTGCGAAGCGCACCAGATCTCGCCCTTCAACGCTGGAGTGGCTTTTGGCCGTTCTCATCCCAGCATTCGCTCCATTGCGCTCAGCTCCAGTCGCGCGGATCGCGTCGAATCTCATATTCAATCCTTAGACAGCCAGGTGCCCAGCGAATTTTGGCTGGAAATGAAACATTTGCATTTAATTGATCCAAGCTATCCGTACGTGTAG
- a CDS encoding DUF1559 domain-containing protein encodes MVELLVVVAIIGVLVGLLLPAVQAAREAARRMQCSNNLKQIALALHNYASANQRLPSNVNHVSMSAHAALLPHLEQGNAANLIDWGVSWSHPNNDLVRVTSVSTFSCPSDPVSDSPVDWATTNYRCNQGSGFLNGLPPTDASDANYGQPEPNGPFVPKQYLKLSSITDGTSNTAAFSEHGIGDFSNAVSSPMDTFWPKTYPDTADEAMEFCQAIDPLDLQFQRVSDVGAPWLQGYHSTSSYFHVSPPQFRSCMFPPGRIATTAKSYHTGGVQVARCDGSVNFVAESIDIAVWRSLGSRNGGESLGSLE; translated from the coding sequence TTGGTTGAACTACTCGTGGTGGTCGCGATCATCGGTGTACTGGTGGGATTGCTTCTGCCTGCGGTTCAAGCAGCCCGAGAAGCGGCCCGAAGAATGCAGTGTAGCAATAACCTAAAGCAGATCGCACTGGCTCTACACAACTATGCTTCTGCGAACCAGCGTCTTCCATCCAACGTAAACCACGTCTCAATGTCGGCTCATGCCGCGCTACTCCCCCATCTTGAGCAAGGGAATGCAGCGAATTTGATCGATTGGGGAGTTTCGTGGAGCCATCCCAACAACGACCTTGTGCGCGTGACGTCGGTATCCACCTTTAGCTGTCCATCGGATCCAGTGAGCGACTCACCAGTGGACTGGGCGACGACGAACTACAGATGCAACCAGGGATCGGGCTTCCTAAATGGCCTACCCCCAACGGACGCTTCCGACGCCAACTATGGACAACCAGAACCCAATGGACCGTTTGTCCCCAAGCAGTATTTGAAACTCAGCAGCATTACTGATGGCACCTCGAACACCGCTGCTTTTAGCGAGCACGGCATAGGAGACTTCAGCAATGCGGTATCAAGTCCCATGGACACTTTCTGGCCCAAAACCTACCCCGACACTGCGGACGAGGCCATGGAATTCTGCCAAGCCATTGATCCGTTGGACCTGCAGTTTCAGCGAGTGAGTGACGTGGGGGCCCCATGGCTGCAGGGGTACCATTCGACGTCGAGCTACTTTCACGTGTCTCCACCGCAGTTTCGATCGTGCATGTTTCCGCCTGGGCGAATTGCTACGACAGCAAAAAGCTATCACACCGGAGGAGTTCAAGTTGCGCGATGCGATGGTTCCGTCAATTTTGTGGCGGAGAGCATTGACATAGCCGTCTGGCGTTCGCTTGGCAGTCGCAATGGAGGCGAAAGCCTAGGGAGCTTGGAATGA